One region of Jonesiaceae bacterium BS-20 genomic DNA includes:
- a CDS encoding HAD-IIA family hydrolase yields the protein MTREIRSWLTDMDGVLVHEGNAIPGAPEFIKKLRDLERPFLVLTNNSIYTPRDLSARLLASGLEVPEAAIWTSALATAQFCADQIPNGSAYVIGEAGLTTALYEAGYTMTETAPDYVVLGETRTYSFEAITKAIRLISDGARFIATNPDATGPSLEGPLPATGAVAAMITRATGREPYFVGKPNPMMFRSALNRIDAHSETTAMIGDRMDTDVVAGIEAGLQTFLVLTGSTQAEEVDNFPFRPSHIRDSIADLIELI from the coding sequence GTGACACGTGAAATTCGATCTTGGTTGACGGATATGGACGGCGTTTTGGTCCATGAGGGTAATGCCATCCCTGGGGCACCCGAGTTCATCAAGAAGTTGCGGGACCTTGAGCGTCCCTTCTTGGTGCTGACCAACAACTCCATCTACACTCCCCGTGACCTGAGCGCCCGCCTCCTGGCCTCGGGCCTTGAGGTGCCAGAGGCAGCGATCTGGACCTCAGCTCTTGCCACCGCGCAGTTCTGTGCCGACCAAATTCCAAACGGTTCCGCCTACGTTATTGGTGAGGCTGGGTTGACCACCGCCCTGTATGAAGCCGGATACACCATGACGGAGACCGCCCCCGACTACGTAGTGCTTGGTGAGACCCGGACATACTCGTTCGAGGCCATCACCAAGGCAATTCGCCTCATCAGCGACGGCGCCCGTTTCATTGCGACCAACCCGGATGCCACCGGCCCATCACTTGAAGGTCCACTGCCCGCTACCGGCGCAGTGGCTGCTATGATTACCCGCGCAACGGGCCGCGAGCCGTACTTTGTGGGTAAACCAAATCCTATGATGTTCCGCTCGGCACTCAACCGAATTGATGCTCATTCTGAAACCACCGCGATGATTGGTGATCGCATGGACACCGACGTCGTTGCTGGAATCGAAGCCGGGCTCCAGACTTTCTTGGTGCTCACTGGATCCACCCAAGCCGAAGAAGTGGACAACTTCCCATTCCGCCCCAGCCACATCCGTGATTCCATTGCAGATCTGATTGAACTGATCTAA
- a CDS encoding VTT domain-containing protein: MIPFKLAAIGGSVQALGPAWLNADHLINSFGTYALIGIIAIVFIETGLLFPFLPGDSLLFTAGMLVALGDLNFPLWLLCTLLFFAAFAGDQVAYFIGNKAGPRIFNRPDSRIFKQVYITKTNEFFDRYGGRTIILARFVPIVRTYAPVAAGIGKMPYRHFISYNVIGALLWGVGVTVLGYFLGQIPFVHANIEIILVAIVFISVLPVIIEVGRGWLSSRRTPA, encoded by the coding sequence GTGATCCCATTCAAACTTGCCGCCATTGGCGGATCCGTTCAGGCGTTGGGCCCTGCTTGGCTAAATGCCGACCACCTCATCAACTCTTTTGGAACTTACGCATTGATTGGCATTATCGCGATAGTTTTCATTGAGACGGGGCTGCTGTTTCCATTCTTGCCCGGCGACTCTCTACTCTTTACTGCAGGCATGCTCGTTGCTCTTGGCGACCTCAACTTTCCGCTTTGGCTGCTCTGCACACTGCTATTTTTTGCAGCTTTTGCCGGAGATCAGGTTGCTTACTTCATTGGCAACAAGGCTGGCCCCAGGATCTTCAACCGGCCTGACTCCCGCATTTTCAAACAGGTATACATCACCAAGACCAATGAGTTCTTTGATCGCTACGGGGGCCGCACCATTATCTTGGCGCGTTTTGTGCCAATCGTTCGCACATATGCTCCCGTTGCCGCTGGAATTGGAAAAATGCCGTACCGGCATTTTATTTCCTACAACGTAATTGGCGCACTGCTTTGGGGCGTTGGAGTAACCGTGCTTGGGTACTTCTTGGGACAAATACCGTTTGTGCACGCCAATATTGAGATTATTCTGGTTGCGATCGTGTTTATTTCGGTCCTACCTGTGATCATTGAGGTAGGCAGGGGCTGGCTCAGCAGTAGACGAACCCCTGCATAA
- a CDS encoding arsenate reductase ArsC has protein sequence MITSTKSSVLFVCVHNAGRSQMAAAFLNHLSAGRIEVRSAGSAPADAVNLAATAAMAELGIDMSAEVPKILTTEAVKESDVVITMGCGDTCPIFPGKRYEDWELEDPAGQGIETVRPIRDDIRARVETLIGELLADQES, from the coding sequence ATGATCACCAGCACAAAATCTTCGGTTCTCTTTGTCTGCGTGCATAACGCGGGCCGTTCCCAGATGGCCGCGGCCTTCCTCAATCACCTATCCGCAGGAAGAATCGAGGTCCGGTCCGCCGGATCCGCTCCCGCTGACGCCGTAAATCTCGCAGCCACGGCAGCGATGGCCGAGTTAGGCATCGACATGTCTGCCGAGGTCCCTAAGATCCTGACCACCGAAGCGGTCAAGGAATCCGACGTTGTCATCACCATGGGTTGCGGCGACACGTGCCCCATCTTCCCGGGCAAGCGATACGAGGATTGGGAACTGGAAGATCCTGCGGGCCAAGGAATCGAGACAGTGCGTCCAATCCGCGACGATATTCGCGCCCGGGTAGAGACTCTTATTGGCGAGCTACTCGCCGATCAGGAAAGCTAA
- the arsB gene encoding ACR3 family arsenite efflux transporter encodes MTTTSTPTDAGHLAAKLSTLDRYLAVWILAAMALGLALGRFIPGLGVALESIQVAGISAPIALGLLVMMYPVLAKVRYNETRHVLSDKRLMITSLVINWVMAPAFMFILAWTFLPDLPEYRTGLIIVGLARCIAMVFIWNDLACGDREATAVLVAINSIFQVFAFGALGWFYLQALPGWLGLSTTSADFSIWTITLSVLVFLGIPLVAGFLTRTYGEKFKGRQWYESKFLPKIGPLALYGLLFTIVLLFALQGDRIIAKPLDVVRIALPLLVYFVVTFGASMLIGKGLGMGYERTTSLAFTAASNNFELAIAVAIATFGVTSGQALAGVVGPLIEVPLLVALVYVALWSRKYFTSTQVLPSKDAA; translated from the coding sequence GTGACAACCACCTCAACACCCACTGATGCGGGTCACCTCGCCGCCAAACTATCCACCCTAGATCGCTATTTAGCCGTGTGGATTCTAGCCGCTATGGCCCTTGGCCTCGCACTCGGGCGGTTCATCCCCGGACTTGGCGTGGCGCTGGAGTCAATTCAGGTCGCCGGCATCTCTGCGCCCATCGCCCTGGGTCTTCTAGTCATGATGTATCCGGTGTTGGCTAAGGTTCGGTACAACGAGACCCGCCACGTGCTCAGCGACAAACGACTCATGATCACTTCCCTGGTGATCAATTGGGTGATGGCACCGGCCTTCATGTTCATCCTCGCTTGGACCTTCCTGCCCGACCTCCCCGAGTACCGGACCGGTCTCATCATCGTTGGCCTAGCCCGGTGCATCGCCATGGTCTTCATTTGGAACGACTTGGCCTGCGGGGACCGCGAGGCAACCGCAGTACTAGTCGCCATTAACTCCATTTTCCAAGTGTTTGCGTTCGGCGCACTGGGCTGGTTCTACCTACAAGCCCTTCCCGGCTGGCTGGGCCTATCCACTACGAGCGCCGACTTCTCAATTTGGACAATTACTCTTTCCGTTCTTGTGTTCCTTGGCATCCCGTTAGTGGCCGGATTTCTCACCCGTACATACGGAGAAAAGTTCAAGGGGCGCCAATGGTACGAGAGCAAATTCCTACCCAAGATCGGACCGTTGGCCCTGTACGGCCTACTTTTCACAATTGTCTTACTGTTTGCCCTCCAGGGAGACCGCATCATCGCTAAGCCCTTAGACGTGGTCCGGATCGCACTGCCTCTATTGGTCTACTTCGTGGTGACCTTTGGCGCCTCAATGCTCATTGGCAAGGGCTTAGGCATGGGCTATGAACGCACAACATCACTGGCGTTTACCGCCGCCAGCAACAACTTTGAACTCGCTATAGCAGTAGCGATTGCAACCTTTGGAGTCACAAGCGGACAAGCCCTAGCAGGGGTTGTTGGGCCGCTGATCGAGGTTCCACTGCTTGTAGCACTTGTTTATGTAGCCCTATGGTCCCGCAAATACTTCACCTCCACCCAAGTACTGCCAAGTAAGGACGCAGCATGA
- a CDS encoding metalloregulator ArsR/SmtB family transcription factor, protein MQDIEATRCLPSSGKGALRAADAQALALRFKALADPNRLQILSIISSSPEAETCVCDLSEPLNLGQSTVSHHLKIMVEAGLLNREKRGVWAYYSVIPGAIEALTATLAPKN, encoded by the coding sequence ATGCAAGATATAGAGGCAACACGTTGTTTGCCCTCGTCGGGTAAAGGCGCGTTGCGCGCTGCCGATGCGCAAGCCTTGGCTTTGCGCTTTAAGGCGCTCGCAGACCCCAATAGGTTGCAAATCTTGTCAATCATTTCGTCATCTCCTGAGGCTGAGACTTGTGTTTGTGACTTATCTGAGCCGCTAAACCTAGGTCAGTCCACGGTTTCCCATCACCTCAAGATTATGGTCGAGGCTGGTTTGCTCAACCGCGAGAAGCGTGGCGTATGGGCCTACTACTCTGTAATTCCGGGCGCGATCGAAGCGCTCACAGCGACCCTGGCTCCAAAGAACTGA
- a CDS encoding helix-turn-helix transcriptional regulator, with translation MIQQVKELSQSEVTLGAGTLYGNLDRLLEAGFVATDGQETVDGRARRYYIITGDGEQTARAETARLSQLAAKAKRVLGS, from the coding sequence ATGATCCAGCAGGTCAAGGAACTTTCCCAAAGTGAAGTCACGCTCGGTGCGGGCACGCTATACGGGAACCTAGACCGCCTGCTCGAGGCGGGCTTTGTTGCAACTGACGGCCAAGAAACGGTTGATGGCCGCGCACGCCGCTACTACATCATCACCGGTGATGGCGAGCAGACGGCACGTGCAGAAACGGCCCGTCTTTCACAGCTGGCTGCTAAGGCCAAACGGGTCCTGGGAAGTTAG